The Manis javanica isolate MJ-LG chromosome 4, MJ_LKY, whole genome shotgun sequence genome contains a region encoding:
- the MAP3K6 gene encoding mitogen-activated protein kinase kinase kinase 6 isoform X2: protein MAGPCPGSGTLERAGSFWQDPLAEALSQGRPLAAPPGRGCARSRPLSVVYVLTREPQAGVEPEAGAEVEPLPLRCLREACAQLPGPRPRPQLRTLPFGKLALGDTAALDSFYNADVVVLEVSSSLAQPSLFYHLGVRESFSMTNNVLLCSQADLPDLQALREDVFQKNSDCAGSYTLIPYVVTATGRVLCGDAGLLKGLADGLVQARAGTEALLTPLVGRFARLLEATPTDSCGYFRETIRQDIRQARERFSGQQLREELARLQRRLDSMELLSLDIIMNLLLSYRDVQDYSAIIELVETLQALPTCDVAEQHNVCFHYAFALNRRNRRGDREKALAVLLPLVQFEGSVAPDLYCMCGRVYKDMFFSSGFQDPGHREQAYYWYRKAFDTEPSLHSGINAAVLLIAAGQRFEDSEELQLIGMKLGCLLARKGCLEKMQYYWDVGFYLGAQILANDLAQVALAAEQLYKLNAPIWYLVSVMETFLLYQHFRPTPETLGGPPHRAHFWLHFLLQSCQPLKTACPQGDQCLVLVLEMNKVLLPAKLEFQGTDPMSAVILSLLEPETQDIPSSWTFPVASICGVSASKRDGRCCFLYALPPAQDVQLYFPSVGHCQWFCGLIQALVTNPDSTAPVEEAESVGEVLEFDYEYTEMGERLVLGKGTYGVVYAGRDRHTRVRIAIKEIPERDSRFSQPLHEEIALHKRLRHKNIVRYLGSASQGGYLKIFMEEVPGGSLSSLLRTVWGPLQDNESTISFYTRQILQGLSYLHDNHIVHRDIKGDNVLINTFSGLLKISDFGTSKRLAGITPCTETFTGTLQYMAPEIIDQGPRGYGKAADIWSLGCTVIEMATGRPPFHELGSPQAAMFQVGMYKVHPPMPNSLSAEAQAFLLRTFEPNPRVRASAQALLGDPFLQPGKKSRSPGSPQHALRPSDAPSASSTPSADSTTQSQTFPRPQATPQHPPSPPKRCLSYGDTSQLRVPEEPGAEDSASPEESSGMSLMHQESKRRAMLAAVLEQELPTLAEQLCLERDQDPRLGRNHVEELLRCLGAHIHTPNRRQLAQELQALQGQLRAQGIGPALLHAPLFAFPEVVKQILRRRQIRPHWMFVLDSLLSRAVRAALAVLGPEVKDAVPPKSKEASKEEESQLKQQETSVHLSRLPGEPEQEPTPLIVQLGLLRAETDRLRSVLAEKERECQALVQQALQRVNGEARTCVLASAPPSALTVDQGLVLWLQELNVDSGTIQTLLNHSFTLYALLTCATRDDLIYTQIRGGMVCRIWRAILTERAGSTPVTPDPQKAE from the exons ATGGCGGGGCCGTGCCCGGGGTCCGGAACCCTGGAGCGCGCGGGCAGCTTCTGGCAGGACCCGCTGGCTGAGGCGCTGAGCCAGGGCCGGCCGCTCGCGGCTCCCCCGGGCCGTGGCTGTGCTCGAAGCAGACCGCTCAGCGTGGTCTACGTGCTGACCCGGGAGCCGCAGGCCGGGGTGGAGCCCGAGGCTGGAGCCGAGGTGGAGCCGCTGCCCCTGCGCTGCCTGCGCGAGGCCTGCGCGCAGCTCCCCGGGCCGCGGCCACGGCCGCAGCTGCGCACCCTGCCCTTCGGGAAGCTGGCTCTGGGAGACACCGCGGCGCTCGATTCTTTCTATAACGCTG atGTGGTGGTGCTGGAGGTGAGCAGCTCccttgcacagccttccctgttCTACCACCTTGGTGTGCGTGAGAGCTTCAGCATGACCAACAACGTGCTGCTCTGCTCCCAGGCTGACCTCCCAGACCTGCAGGCCCTGCGG GAGGATGTTTTCCAGAAGAACTCC GATTGCGCTGGCAGCTACACATTGATCCCCTATGTGGTGACAGCCACTGGTCGGGTGCTTTGTGGTGACGCAGGCCTCCTGAAAGGCCTGGCTGATGGGCTAGTTCAGGCCAGGGCAGGCACAGAGGCTCTGCTCACACCCCTGGTGGGCCGGTTTGCCCGCCTGCTGGAGGCCACACCTACAGACTCTTG TGGCTATTTTCGGGAGACCATTCGGCAGGACATCCGACAGGCACGGGAGAGGTTTAGTGGGCAGCAGCTGCGGGAGGAGCTGGCCCGCCTGCAGCGGAGACTGGACAGCATGGAGTTGCTGAGCTTGGATATCATCATGAACCTGCTGCTCTCCTATCGTGATGTGCAG GACTACTCAGCCATCATTGAGCTGGTGGAGACACTGCAGGCCTTGCCCACCTGTGATGTGGCTGAGCAGCACAACGTCTGCTTCCACTACGCGTTTGCCCTCAACCG GAGGAACAGGAGGGGGGACCGGGAGAAGGCCCTGGCTGTGCTGCTGCCACTGGTACAGTTTGAGGGCTCAGTGGCACCTGACCTGTATTGCATGTGTGGCCGTGTCTACAAGGACATGTTCTTCAGCTCTGGCTTCCAGGATCCTGGGCACCGGGAGCAGGCCTATTACTG gtaTCGCAAAGCTTTTGATACAGAGCCCAGCCTCCACTCGGGCATCAATGCAGCTGTGCTCCTCATTGCTGCTGGGCAGCGCTTTGAGGACTCCGAGGAGCTCCAGCTTATAG GCATGAAGCTGGGCTGCCTGCTGGCTCGAAAAGGCTGTTTGGAGAAGATGCAATATTACTGGGATGTAGGCTTCTACCTGGGAGCTCAGATCCTTGCCAATGACCTTGCCCAGGTGGCACTGGCTGCAGAGCAGCTGTACAAACTCAATGCCCCCATTTG GTACCTGGTGTCTGTGATGGAAACCTTCCTGCTGTACCAGCACTTCAGACCCACACCAGAAACTCTTGGAGGCCCCCCACACCGTGCACACTTCTGGCTCCATTTCTTGCTACAGTCCTGCCAGCCACTCAAGACGGCCTGTCCCCAAGGGGACCAGTGCTTG GTGCTGGTGCTGGAGATGAACAAGGTGTTGCTGCCGGCAAAGCTCGAGTTTCAGGGTACAGACCCGATGAGCGCAGTGATCCTGAGTCTGCTGGAGCCCGAGACCCAG GACATTCCCTCCAGTTGGACCTTCCCGGTCGCCTCCATCTGCGGCGTCAG CGCCTCGAAGCGGGACGGGCGCTGCTGCTTCCTCTACGCGCTTCCCCCGGCTCAGGACGTCCAGCTGTACTTTCCCAGCGTAGGGCACTGCCAGTG GTTCTGCGGCTTGATCCAAGCCTTGGTGACGAATCCGGATTCCACGGCACCCgtggaggaggcagagagtgTAGGGGAGGTGCTGGAG TTCGATTACGAATACACCGAGATGGGCGAGCGGTTGGTGCTGGGCAAGGGCACGTACGGGGTGGTGTATGCGGGCCGCGACAGGCACACGCGGGTACGCATCGCCATTAAGGAGATCCCGGAGCGAGACAGCAG GTTCTCTCAACCCCTCCATGAAGAGATTGCTCTGCACAAACGCCTGCGCCACAAGAACATCGTGCGCTACCTGGGCTCAGCCAGCCAGGGCGGCTACCTCAAGATCTTCATGGAGGAAGTGCCTGGAG GCAGCCTGTCCTCCTTGCTGCGGACAGTGTGGGGACCCTTGCAGGACAACGAGAGCACCATCAGTTTCTACACCCGCCAGATCCTGCAGGGACTCAGCTACCTGCATGACAACCACATTGTGCATCGAGACATCAAA GGGGACAATGTGCTGATCAACACCTTCAGCGGACTGCTAAAGATTTCTGACTTTGGCACCTCCAAGCGGCTGGCAGGCATCACACCCTGCACCGAGACCTTCACAG GGACCCTACAGTATATGGCTCCAGAAATCATTGACCAGGGCCCACGAGGTTATGGGAAAGCAGCTGACATCTGGTCATTGGGCTGCACTGTCATTGAGATGGCCACAGGTCGCCCACCCTTCCATGAGCTAGGGAGCCCACAGGCTGCAATGTTTCAG GTGGGCATGTACAAGGTGCATCCGCCAATGCCCAAttctctgtcagcagaggcccAAGCCTTCCTCCTCCGAACTTTTGAGCCAAACCCCCGTGTCCGAGCCAGTGCTCAAGCACTGCTGGGAGACCCCTTCCTTCAGCCTGGGAAGAAGAGCCGCAGTCCTGGCTCCCCCCAACATGCCCTGCGGCCCTCAG ATGCCCCTTCAGCGAGCTCTACTCCTTCAGCTGACTCCACCACGCAGTCCCAGACATTCCCACGTCCTCAGGCAACCCCTCAGCACCCACCCAGTCCCCCAAAGCGCTGCCTCAGTTATGGGGACACCAGCCAACTCCG GGTGCCTGAGGAGCCCGGGGCCGAGGACTCCGCGTCCCCCGAGGAGAGTTCGGGAATGAGCCTGATGCACCAAGAGAGCAAGCGCCGGGCCATGCTGGCGGCTGTACTGGAGCAGGAGCTGCCCACTCTGGCGGAGCAGCTGTGCCTGGAGCGGGACCAG GATCCCCGTCTGGGCAGGAATCACGTGGAAGAGCTACTGCGCTGCCTTGGGGCGCATATCCACACACCCAACCGCCGGCAGCTGGCCCAGGAGCTGCAAGCGCTCCAAGGGCAGCTTCGGGCCCAGGGCATTGGGCCTGCGCTTCTGCATGCACCGCTCTTCGCCTTCCCAGAAGTG gtGAAACAGATCCTCCGCAGGCGCCAGATCCGTCCACACTGGATGTTCGTGCTGGACTCGCTGCTCAGCCGCGCTGTACGGGCAGCCCTGGCGGTGCTGGGCCCAG AGGTGAAGGACGCAGTCCCACCGAAGTCAAAGGAGGCCAGTAAAGAAGAGGAGTCCCAGCTAAAGCAGCAGGAGACCTCAGTGCATCTGAGCCGGCTCCCTGGGGAACCAGAGCAGGAACCCACACCTCTGATAGTGCAGCTGGGCCTTTTGAGAGCAGAGACTGACAG GCTTCGAAGCGTCCTGGCTGAGAAGGAACGAGAGTGCCAGGCCCTGGTGCAACAAGCTCTACAGCGGGTGAATGGGGAAGCCAGAACCTGTGTCCTAGCCTCAGCACCCCCAT CTGCTCTCACAGTGGACCAGGGCCTGGTGCTGTGGCTACAGGAACTGAACGTGGATTCAGGCACCATCCAGACG CTGCTGAATCACAGCTTCACCCTCTATGCACTGTTGACATGTGCCACTCGAGATGACCTCATCTACACCCAAATCAG GGGAGGGATGGTATGCCGCATTTGGAGAGCCATCTTGACAGAGCGAGCAGGATCCACACCAGTCACTCCTGACCCTCAGAAGGCTGAATGA
- the MAP3K6 gene encoding mitogen-activated protein kinase kinase kinase 6 isoform X3: MAGPCPGSGTLERAGSFWQDPLAEALSQGRPLAAPPGRGCARSRPLSVVYVLTREPQAGVEPEAGAEVEPLPLRCLREACAQLPGPRPRPQLRTLPFGKLALGDTAALDSFYNADVVVLEVSSSLAQPSLFYHLGVRESFSMTNNVLLCSQADLPDLQALREDVFQKNSDCAGSYTLIPYVVTATGRVLCGDAGLLKGLADGLVQARAGTEALLTPLVGRFARLLEATPTDSCGYFRETIRQDIRQARERFSGQQLREELARLQRRLDSMELLSLDIIMNLLLSYRDVQDYSAIIELVETLQALPTCDVAEQHNVCFHYAFALNRSGFQDPGHREQAYYWYRKAFDTEPSLHSGINAAVLLIAAGQRFEDSEELQLIGMKLGCLLARKGCLEKMQYYWDVGFYLGAQILANDLAQVALAAEQLYKLNAPIWYLVSVMETFLLYQHFRPTPETLGGPPHRAHFWLHFLLQSCQPLKTACPQGDQCLVLVLEMNKVLLPAKLEFQGTDPMSAVILSLLEPETQDIPSSWTFPVASICGVSASKRDGRCCFLYALPPAQDVQLYFPSVGHCQWFCGLIQALVTNPDSTAPVEEAESVGEVLEFDYEYTEMGERLVLGKGTYGVVYAGRDRHTRVRIAIKEIPERDSRFSQPLHEEIALHKRLRHKNIVRYLGSASQGGYLKIFMEEVPGGSLSSLLRTVWGPLQDNESTISFYTRQILQGLSYLHDNHIVHRDIKGDNVLINTFSGLLKISDFGTSKRLAGITPCTETFTGTLQYMAPEIIDQGPRGYGKAADIWSLGCTVIEMATGRPPFHELGSPQAAMFQVGMYKVHPPMPNSLSAEAQAFLLRTFEPNPRVRASAQALLGDPFLQPGKKSRSPGSPQHALRPSDAPSASSTPSADSTTQSQTFPRPQATPQHPPSPPKRCLSYGDTSQLRVPEEPGAEDSASPEESSGMSLMHQESKRRAMLAAVLEQELPTLAEQLCLERDQDPRLGRNHVEELLRCLGAHIHTPNRRQLAQELQALQGQLRAQGIGPALLHAPLFAFPEVVKQILRRRQIRPHWMFVLDSLLSRAVRAALAVLGPEVKDAVPPKSKEASKEEESQLKQQETSVHLSRLPGEPEQEPTPLIVQLGLLRAETDRLRSVLAEKERECQALVQQALQRVNGEARTCVLASAPPSALTVDQGLVLWLQELNVDSGTIQTVRGRELDSHQPKTPPLPIFQLFSLSPLIQRISVLEEHLVSPAYHADEKTKAQKRVRSALARW, encoded by the exons ATGGCGGGGCCGTGCCCGGGGTCCGGAACCCTGGAGCGCGCGGGCAGCTTCTGGCAGGACCCGCTGGCTGAGGCGCTGAGCCAGGGCCGGCCGCTCGCGGCTCCCCCGGGCCGTGGCTGTGCTCGAAGCAGACCGCTCAGCGTGGTCTACGTGCTGACCCGGGAGCCGCAGGCCGGGGTGGAGCCCGAGGCTGGAGCCGAGGTGGAGCCGCTGCCCCTGCGCTGCCTGCGCGAGGCCTGCGCGCAGCTCCCCGGGCCGCGGCCACGGCCGCAGCTGCGCACCCTGCCCTTCGGGAAGCTGGCTCTGGGAGACACCGCGGCGCTCGATTCTTTCTATAACGCTG atGTGGTGGTGCTGGAGGTGAGCAGCTCccttgcacagccttccctgttCTACCACCTTGGTGTGCGTGAGAGCTTCAGCATGACCAACAACGTGCTGCTCTGCTCCCAGGCTGACCTCCCAGACCTGCAGGCCCTGCGG GAGGATGTTTTCCAGAAGAACTCC GATTGCGCTGGCAGCTACACATTGATCCCCTATGTGGTGACAGCCACTGGTCGGGTGCTTTGTGGTGACGCAGGCCTCCTGAAAGGCCTGGCTGATGGGCTAGTTCAGGCCAGGGCAGGCACAGAGGCTCTGCTCACACCCCTGGTGGGCCGGTTTGCCCGCCTGCTGGAGGCCACACCTACAGACTCTTG TGGCTATTTTCGGGAGACCATTCGGCAGGACATCCGACAGGCACGGGAGAGGTTTAGTGGGCAGCAGCTGCGGGAGGAGCTGGCCCGCCTGCAGCGGAGACTGGACAGCATGGAGTTGCTGAGCTTGGATATCATCATGAACCTGCTGCTCTCCTATCGTGATGTGCAG GACTACTCAGCCATCATTGAGCTGGTGGAGACACTGCAGGCCTTGCCCACCTGTGATGTGGCTGAGCAGCACAACGTCTGCTTCCACTACGCGTTTGCCCTCAACCG CTCTGGCTTCCAGGATCCTGGGCACCGGGAGCAGGCCTATTACTG gtaTCGCAAAGCTTTTGATACAGAGCCCAGCCTCCACTCGGGCATCAATGCAGCTGTGCTCCTCATTGCTGCTGGGCAGCGCTTTGAGGACTCCGAGGAGCTCCAGCTTATAG GCATGAAGCTGGGCTGCCTGCTGGCTCGAAAAGGCTGTTTGGAGAAGATGCAATATTACTGGGATGTAGGCTTCTACCTGGGAGCTCAGATCCTTGCCAATGACCTTGCCCAGGTGGCACTGGCTGCAGAGCAGCTGTACAAACTCAATGCCCCCATTTG GTACCTGGTGTCTGTGATGGAAACCTTCCTGCTGTACCAGCACTTCAGACCCACACCAGAAACTCTTGGAGGCCCCCCACACCGTGCACACTTCTGGCTCCATTTCTTGCTACAGTCCTGCCAGCCACTCAAGACGGCCTGTCCCCAAGGGGACCAGTGCTTG GTGCTGGTGCTGGAGATGAACAAGGTGTTGCTGCCGGCAAAGCTCGAGTTTCAGGGTACAGACCCGATGAGCGCAGTGATCCTGAGTCTGCTGGAGCCCGAGACCCAG GACATTCCCTCCAGTTGGACCTTCCCGGTCGCCTCCATCTGCGGCGTCAG CGCCTCGAAGCGGGACGGGCGCTGCTGCTTCCTCTACGCGCTTCCCCCGGCTCAGGACGTCCAGCTGTACTTTCCCAGCGTAGGGCACTGCCAGTG GTTCTGCGGCTTGATCCAAGCCTTGGTGACGAATCCGGATTCCACGGCACCCgtggaggaggcagagagtgTAGGGGAGGTGCTGGAG TTCGATTACGAATACACCGAGATGGGCGAGCGGTTGGTGCTGGGCAAGGGCACGTACGGGGTGGTGTATGCGGGCCGCGACAGGCACACGCGGGTACGCATCGCCATTAAGGAGATCCCGGAGCGAGACAGCAG GTTCTCTCAACCCCTCCATGAAGAGATTGCTCTGCACAAACGCCTGCGCCACAAGAACATCGTGCGCTACCTGGGCTCAGCCAGCCAGGGCGGCTACCTCAAGATCTTCATGGAGGAAGTGCCTGGAG GCAGCCTGTCCTCCTTGCTGCGGACAGTGTGGGGACCCTTGCAGGACAACGAGAGCACCATCAGTTTCTACACCCGCCAGATCCTGCAGGGACTCAGCTACCTGCATGACAACCACATTGTGCATCGAGACATCAAA GGGGACAATGTGCTGATCAACACCTTCAGCGGACTGCTAAAGATTTCTGACTTTGGCACCTCCAAGCGGCTGGCAGGCATCACACCCTGCACCGAGACCTTCACAG GGACCCTACAGTATATGGCTCCAGAAATCATTGACCAGGGCCCACGAGGTTATGGGAAAGCAGCTGACATCTGGTCATTGGGCTGCACTGTCATTGAGATGGCCACAGGTCGCCCACCCTTCCATGAGCTAGGGAGCCCACAGGCTGCAATGTTTCAG GTGGGCATGTACAAGGTGCATCCGCCAATGCCCAAttctctgtcagcagaggcccAAGCCTTCCTCCTCCGAACTTTTGAGCCAAACCCCCGTGTCCGAGCCAGTGCTCAAGCACTGCTGGGAGACCCCTTCCTTCAGCCTGGGAAGAAGAGCCGCAGTCCTGGCTCCCCCCAACATGCCCTGCGGCCCTCAG ATGCCCCTTCAGCGAGCTCTACTCCTTCAGCTGACTCCACCACGCAGTCCCAGACATTCCCACGTCCTCAGGCAACCCCTCAGCACCCACCCAGTCCCCCAAAGCGCTGCCTCAGTTATGGGGACACCAGCCAACTCCG GGTGCCTGAGGAGCCCGGGGCCGAGGACTCCGCGTCCCCCGAGGAGAGTTCGGGAATGAGCCTGATGCACCAAGAGAGCAAGCGCCGGGCCATGCTGGCGGCTGTACTGGAGCAGGAGCTGCCCACTCTGGCGGAGCAGCTGTGCCTGGAGCGGGACCAG GATCCCCGTCTGGGCAGGAATCACGTGGAAGAGCTACTGCGCTGCCTTGGGGCGCATATCCACACACCCAACCGCCGGCAGCTGGCCCAGGAGCTGCAAGCGCTCCAAGGGCAGCTTCGGGCCCAGGGCATTGGGCCTGCGCTTCTGCATGCACCGCTCTTCGCCTTCCCAGAAGTG gtGAAACAGATCCTCCGCAGGCGCCAGATCCGTCCACACTGGATGTTCGTGCTGGACTCGCTGCTCAGCCGCGCTGTACGGGCAGCCCTGGCGGTGCTGGGCCCAG AGGTGAAGGACGCAGTCCCACCGAAGTCAAAGGAGGCCAGTAAAGAAGAGGAGTCCCAGCTAAAGCAGCAGGAGACCTCAGTGCATCTGAGCCGGCTCCCTGGGGAACCAGAGCAGGAACCCACACCTCTGATAGTGCAGCTGGGCCTTTTGAGAGCAGAGACTGACAG GCTTCGAAGCGTCCTGGCTGAGAAGGAACGAGAGTGCCAGGCCCTGGTGCAACAAGCTCTACAGCGGGTGAATGGGGAAGCCAGAACCTGTGTCCTAGCCTCAGCACCCCCAT CTGCTCTCACAGTGGACCAGGGCCTGGTGCTGTGGCTACAGGAACTGAACGTGGATTCAGGCACCATCCAGACGGTGAGGGGAAGAGAACTTGACTCCCACCAACCAAAGACCCCTCCTCTGCCTATCTTTCAGCTCTTTTCACTTTCTCCTCTGATACAGAGAATTTCAGTACTGGAAGAGCACTTAGTATCCCCCGCCTATCacgcagatgagaaaactaaggcccagaaaAGGGTGCGATCTGCCCTAGCACGTTGGTAG